The Streptomyces sp. NBC_00102 genome segment TGGTAGTTCGCACCAACCACGCGTACGAGAGATTCGCTGAACACAGAGGGTCCGCTCCCGATGGGCGGGCCCTCTTCGGCGTTCCCATGCGTCTGCGAGGTGTAAGCGCAACGCTCTGCAGGAAAGGGGAGTGGCCGGATGGCGACGACTGAGGGGACGTCACATGATTTCGGTGAAAAGGAAGGAGGAGGTGTGGTGCATGAGCCCGACGATGCCGGGCAGGCGAAGTTCAGGACGGGAGCCGCTCGCGCGGCAGAAGGTCTCGTTCCGCCGAGCAACCCACCACTTTCCGGCAACGAGAGAGGAAGCCGTAAAGATGAGCGAGAACATCTGGGGCTACCAGCCCACCGCCGGCCACACCGCGGGTACCGATCTGGTCGGTTACAAGGTCGAAGCGACCGACGGCAGCATTGGCAAGGTCGACAAGCACTCCGACGAGGTCGGCTCCTCCTATCTGGTGGTCGACACCGGAATCTGGATCTTCGGTAGGCACGTCCTGCTCCCGGCAGGCACGGTGCGCCGGGTCGATCCGGAGGAGCAAAAGGTCTACGTGGACCTCGACAAGGAGCAGATCAAGAGCGCTCCGGAGTTCGAAAAGGACTCCCACCTGGGGAATCCTGAGTTCTTCGAGACCACGGGCGAGCACTACGGGCGCCACCGTCGCATCTGACCCCGCCGCGTACGGAAACGGGCCACGGGGTCCCGTGGGGTCGTCCCTCGCAGGTTCGCTCCCGAGGGGGAGCGGATGGAGATCGGACCACCGCGCGGGGTCGCTGGACCCTGACGGGTCGGGTCGGGCAGAGCACATCTGTCCGGTCCGGCCCGTTTCCGTGCGCCTGCGGTTCGGGGGACCGGGCTCCGGCACCCGACCCGCCCGGTGCCCGGGCACGCCGTCCCCCCGGGAGTAACGGAATACATGCCGATTCCCTTGCGCGGATGGCATATCCGTGATCGAGGAAAAGGGGTGCAGGAGTGTGGGTGTGGCGGGTATCCGCCCTGCCCATCGCGGGAACCCATTCGTGATCCGCCTCCATGCAAGCGAACCGTCACACACGTCAGGCTGTCCCGAATGCTGGCCACTACTGACTTCATCAGCGGGCGGCCCTGGAGAACCTCCGGTGCGGTGAACTCTCCGCCCGTGATTACTGGTGAAGTCGTTGGCGGCGACGGGGAATCTCCCGGTCCGCACCCCGGGGCTCCTTCTCTCGACCGGTCCGGGCGCCATGGTGCGAAGTGCGAGCACACGTCCTGAAGTCGGCGGCTGGAGCTGGTGGGAGAGGGCGAGGCGCATTCCTGGTTCGAGCGAGTGAGCATCGACAGCGGCGCCCCGAGGGTGCCCCCAACATTTCGATTTCCGAAGGGAATCGAGGCCGCTCCTTTGTGTGTACCGGAACTTGCGTACGGGGTCGCGGGCCGGGGTGCGGGTCTCAAAAGCGGTCGCCTTGATCCGGGATGGAGTGGGCTGTGGGACACCGCTCACGGGGGCCTCGACTTCATCGACCACCGGGGCTCCTCGTGCTTTCTGCGTCACAGGCACCGAAGGGCATGGCCGGACTCCGTGATTGCTCAGCCGCGCGAAGTCCGCTGCCGGGCCACGCGGCACATCGGAGTGAAGGAGCCGCCGAGCCGCTGCCAGACGCAGTTCTGCGAGCCGAAGACGCACACGGTCCTGACCTCGGGCGGCGACTCCTCCAAGGACGATGCGACGCTCGACGGCTACGAGGGCAGGTGGCGGACCTACTCGTGTACCTCCGACGACAGGGCGCCGCGAGACTGCGGCTGACCCGTCGCCGATTGTGTTCGGCCGGTGCGAGGGTGTGGGGGTGGGGGCGAGCGCGGGGGTGGGTGAGCTCTGCATCGGGGTGCCTTTCCATTGCGGCGACCGCCCTGTGAAGGGAAGTCCGCGTCCTTGGTCCGTCACTCATTTACAGAGCGCCGTCCCGCCGGAAAGGTTGATGAGACCGGGGCACACTGCCCACGATCGAGTGAAACGTCGGCCTTCGCTTGCCGGTGCCCCGCCGAAACGGATCGGGATCGGTCAGTCGAGCAGGCTGCTGAGCGTCACGTACATCACGACCCGGTCGGTGCGGTCCTCGGTCAGGCCGACTCACAGGTCCCGCCGGTCGAGCAGCAGTCGGCCGTTGGGCGGCACGTCTCGTGGGTGATGCCGAGACGGCGAACGATGTCCTGGTAGGAGAGGCCGCCCTCGCTGCCGATCGTCAGCAGGCGGTAGCAGTTGCCGGAACCGCACCCCTCGCTCTGTGACGTTGCGGTCAGCCCTGCGGGCAGGGCGGGTACGTCGGAGCCGGAGGGCGGCGAGACCTCGGGCTGTGCGAGGGCGTAGAGCAGGGCAGCGACGAGGGCGAGCGCGAACTGCGTGCCCGTGAAGCGGTTCCTGCGTGCGTCGGTGGCTGCGGCCGGCCGGCGGCGCGGGGCCGTGACTGAGGTTTGGCCGACTCGGAGGGGGTCGGTGTGGTGAACTGGCAGGTCGGGGGCCAGCGTTGAGGTGGTGGGGGTTAATGTCCGCTAAGTCGGATTCGGTGAAGTTGGCCTGGGAGTCGACTGGCGCCGGATAAACCCGCAGGTCAGGAAGAGTGCTCCCCGCGCGTGCGGGGATGGTCCCCTGACCGCCCGCCAGCGCCGCGTACGGGTGGTGTGCTCCCCGCGCGTGCGGGGATGGTCCCCGCGTGTTGTCGGGACGGACCGTTCTTGGGCTGTGCTCCCCGCGCGTGCGGGGATGGTCCCAAACTCACGTGGGGTTCAGCACACCGAAGTGTGTGCTCCCCGCGCGTGCGGGGATGGTCCCCACGCCGGGATCTACGACAGCGCCGGGTACACGTGCTCCCCGCGCGTGCGGGGATGGTCCCCTCTCCCACCGCGCCTGGAGTGAGTCCATGATGTGCTCCCCGCGCGTGCGGGGATGGTCCTGCGGCTCTGAAGTGCAGCGATGGTCTGCATGAGTGCTCCCCGCGCGCGTGCGGGGATGATCCCTGGTCATGCACTGCGAGGCTGGCACGGTCGTGGTGCTCCCCGCGCGTGCGGGGATGGTCCCGTTCCGGGATCGGCGTCGGTCTCGGCGAAGTTGTGCTCCCCGCGCCTGCGGGGATGGTCCCGGGTCACGGTAGGGGTTGATGCGCCAGAGGCCGTGCTCCCCGCGTCCGCGGGGCCCCGGCCCGGACGTCACCGACGCGCACGCGCACCCCACCCAACGCCCAACGCCCGCCCCACCCCACGCCCAAACGCCCAACGCCCGCCCCACCCCACGCCCAAACGCCCCGCCCAACGCCCAACGCAACGCCCAACGCCCCACCCCCCCACCCCGCCCCACCCCCGACACTCTGCCGACCCCCGCCCTCCACTCCGTACAACGTGGTCATGGAGCGCCGTGCCTCGCAGCGCCTACGCTCACCGGCATGACCGCTGAAGCCCTTCGTGGCAACCCAGTCCCGTTCGTCGACCAGGCTGCCGGTGCGGCGGTGAAGGCCGCTGACCGGGCGCATGTCTTCCACTCCTGGTCCGCCCAGGGGCTGCTCGATCCGCTGGCCGTGGCGGGGGCGGAGGGCTCGTACTTCTGGGACTACGAAGGGAACCGCTACCTCGACTTCACGAGTGGGCTCGTCTTCACCAACATCGGCTATCAGCACCCGGTCGTCGTCGCCGCGATCCAGGAGCAGGCGGGCAAACTCGCCACCTTCGCGCCCGCGTTCGCGATCGAGGCCCGGTCCGAGGCGGCGCGGCTGATCGCTTCGCACACACCGGGTGACCTGGACAAGATCTTCTTCACCAACGGTGGCGCCGAGGCGGTGGAGAACGCCGTGCGGTTGGCGCGGGTGCACACCGGGCGTACGAAGGTGCTTTCGGCGTACCGCTCGTACCACGGGTCCACGTCGACCGCGATCAACCTGACCGGTGACCCGCGCCGTTGGGCCTCCGACACCGGGTCGGCGGGGGTGGTGCGGTTCTGGGCGCCGTTCCTGTACCGCTCGCCCTTCTATGCGACGACCGAGGCGGAGGAGTGCGCCCGCGCGCTCCAGCACCTGGAGGACACCATCGCGTTCGAGGGGCCCGGCACGATCGCGGCGATCGTGCTGGAGACGATCCCGGGTACGGCGGGCATCATGACCCCGCCTCCCGGTTACCTCCTGGGTGTGCGCGAGATCTGCGACCGGTTCGGCATCGTCTTCGTGCTGGACGAGGTCATGGCCGGCTTCGGGCGTACCGGTGAGTGGTTCGCCGCCGACCACTACGGGGTGGTGCCCGATCTGTTGACCTTCGCCAAGGGCGTCAACTCCGGTTACGTGCCGTTGGGCGGGGTGGCGATCAACGCGGAGATCGCGGCCACCTTCGAGACCCGCCCCTATCCCGGTGGGCTCACCTACTCCGGCCACCCGTTGGCCTGCGCCGCCGCCGTCGCCACGATCCGGGTGATGGAGGAGGAGAAGGTGGTGGAGTCCGCCGCACGGCTCGGCGAGAAGGTGCTCGGCCCGGGGCTGCGCGAGCTGGCGACGCGTCACCCGTCGGTCGGCGAGGTGCGGGGCGTCGGTGCGTTCTGGGCGCTGGAGTTGGTACGGAACGGGGAGACGCGCGAGCCGCTCGTCCCGTACAACGCGACGGGGGAGGCCGCGGCGCCGATGGCGGCGTTCGGGGCGGCGGCGAAGAAGCGGGGGCTGTGGCCCTTCATCAACATGAACCGCACCCACGTCGTGCCGCCCTGCAACATCGGCGAGGCCGAAGCGCGGGAAGGGCTCGCGGTGCTGGACGAGGCGCTGACGGTCGCGGACGGTTACACGGTCTGATCTGGACCGCCCGCACGTCCGAACCGGCACTGCCCCGAGGCTGAACGGTCGTCGTGTAACGGCGAACGAGCCGCTCGCGGGAGAAATGCCCGAAATCAACGCCATGCGCGGGAGGATTTCCCGTCAAAAGCGACGGCCTCCCGTGCCTGTCCCCGTATCGCCCGCTCTGCCCACCCTGCCCGGATCCGGGCAGGGTGGGCCTGCCTTAAGGTGTCCCGAACAGAAAAATGCGGAGGGAACGGGATGAGCCCGAGCGGAGGTGTGACCCGCAACACGCTGCGCCGCCAGATCTCCGGTGCGCTGCGTGACGAAGTGCTTGCGGGGCGTCTGCCGTCGGGCAAGGAGTTCACCGTCAAGCAGATCGCCGAGCAGTACGGGGTCTCCGCGACGCCCGTCCGCGAGGCGCTCTTCGACCTGGCCTCGCAGGGGCTCCTCGTCTCCGACGAACACCGCGGTTTCCAGGTCCGCGCGTTCACCGCGGGGGATTACCGCTCCATCGTGCAGGCCCGTGCCGTCATCGTGGAGGGCGTCTTCAGCGGCTGCCATCCGATCACGGTCCGGGGCGAGGCGATGACCTCCGTCCGGCGCCGTGCCTCCGAGGCCGCGCGTGCCGCGAGGGGCGGCGATCTCGATGTGCTGATCGGTTACGACCTTCGCTTCTGGCGGGAGCTGAGCGCGTTCGTCGGCAACCCGAACATCAGCGACTTCCTCGCCACCCTCCGCGTCCAGGGCTGGGTCTTCCTGGTGCACCGGCTGCGTACGAGCGCGGAGCGGGACCGGCTGCTCTGGCTGGACCACGAAGCGCTCGCCGAGGCTGTCACCGCAGGGGACCGGGCGGCCGTGCTGGCGATACTGCGCGCGTACTACGCCCGGGAACAGGAGTGGGCGGAGCGGCTCCTCGCCGTGGAGTCGATCGCGACGGACGGCGGCCGCTGAGCCGCCCCGGCCCGGGCCCTGCCCAAAAGAGCGACCCGGCCCCGACTTCCGAGACCGAACCCACCCCGACCTCCGGGACCGACCCCGCCCCGACTTCCGAGACCGCCCCGGCCTCGCCTCCCTCCGAGAACGACCGGACCGCGCTGCCCCTTTGGGCCCTGCTACGGCCCAGCTCCGTCCCCCGGTCGCTGCCCCTTCGGGCCCTGCCGTTGCCCCCGAACCCCTGGGGCGGTGGCGACACGTGTGATCCCTTGCGGCGCATGGGGTGTTCCGCGATTGCCGTGCCCGGATTCGTCCCGATTCCGTGACCGCACGAACCCTGTGCGCGGCCCACCCGTCGCATTACGCTGTCCCGACGAGCGCCCAACCCGTGTGAGAGCGAGACTTCGTGGCCTGTGACCTGTGGCTCGTCCCCCTCGTCGATGTGCTGTGCCACAGCCCCGACAACCCATTCGCCGAAGAGATCGCCGTCTTCGACCACGCGCTGGGGGAGGCAGGTCTCCCGCCCGTTCCCGTGTACGCGTACATGCCGGGGCTCACCGGGGACGTCGCCCCGGTCGCGGGCTTCGACTACGAGGCGCTGCACTTCCTGCGCCGGGCCTATCTGCTCCAGCTCAGCGGGCTGGCGGTCACTCCGGTCGACGGTCTGGGCGGGGACTACGAACAGCTCCTGGAGATGTTCGAGCAGAGCGCTCAGCAGTCGCACCTGGTCTGGCACTTCGACCATGCGGGGGCGTACGTCCCGGTGGACTTCCCGGTACCCCTCTCCAACGACACCCTGCTGGAGGGCGGCGGTCCGCTCGGGTCCTCGCACGGCCTGCTGCGCGAACTGGAGTTCGTCGCCCCGTCCCTCGGTATCGATCCCGGTAACCCCCCGGCGCCGCCCGCGCCGCCCACCAGGCCCACCGAGCTGGAGGAGCCGGCCGACCCGATCGCGTACGACGAGAGCCCGTTCGCCAGGGAGCGGCACGTCTGGCTGGGCCTGCATGCGGCGGCGACCCGCAGCCTCGCGCAGGGCTCGATGATCATCTTCAGCTGACAGTGACAGTGACAGTGACAGTGACACCCACAGCCACAGCGAAGCCACAGCCACAGCCACAGCCACAGCGCCAGCGTCATCGCCGGCGACTGAGGCAAGAACGCCCTGAAGCAGTCCTGAAGCAGTCCTGAAGCAGTCCGGAAGCAGTCCGGAAGCAGTCCTCAAGCAGCCCTGAAGCCGCCGGAGCCCTCCCGACGACGTGCCGGATCACCTCACCGGGGCGGCTCCGGCGGCCGTTGGCGGGGCATGTTCGGCCGGGTCACCGAGGGGAGCGAGAAGCGGCCCGGCGGCCCGCTCTGCTCGCCCCGGCCGATGCCGGCGCCCGTCGCGAGGGACTGCATCCCCATCGGGGCGGGTCCGGCGCGGAACTCCACCATCCAGTCCGCGGTCTCGGACCGTACGAGTTCCGTGATGTCCTCGGAAAACCGGCGCAGCACCCCGAGGCAGCGCTCGGCCGCCTCGCTCGCGGTGCCCTCGGTGGGGCCGAGCACCTCGCGTACGGACTCCGAGGCCCAGTCGAACTGGAGCACCTGGAGCCTGCGTTGTACGGCCTGCGCCGTGGCGAGATCCCTTATCCAGCCGGAGGTCAGGCCGAAGTACCGGTCGCAGGCCATGCAGGCGGCGCCGAGCAGCAGGGAGAAGTAGCCGTATCCGGCGGAGCCGTTCAGCGCGCCCGTCAGGTCGAGCAGCGGCAGCGTCGCGCCCGCGACGACGCCGACCGAGGTGCCGACCCGCAGCCCGCGCGCGCCGCGCCGCTTCCAGGTGCGGTCCTTCAGGTACCAGGCCGCCGTCTCCAGGGCGCCCGTCTCGACCCACCGGTACAGCTCGTCCAGGCGTTCGGCGGGCTCGCCCCAGTCGCCGAGCGGGAAGGGGCGGGCGGAGAGATCGCGTCCCGGTCCCGCCGGGCCGCCCGGTTCCTGGGCGGAATGCGTGACTCCGGTGCTGTCACCGGACGACCCCGCAGCGGATTCCTTGCGGGGCGGCCCCTCGGGCGGCATCTCCGGCTGGCTCACCGGGGCACTCCTCTGCACTCTGCGTGGAACTACGGAGGGTCTGTCTCGGGTATCTCCACTGACGTTCACCGACGCCGCCGACCGGCCCGCTCAGGGCCCGTTGCGCCAGCTCCGGCGACTGGCCGTGCTGACTCTGCGCTACCGGCGGTGCGATTGGTGTGTGGCGGTACGCATGCTCTTCCTACCGCCGAATGGTGGGCCCTGGGAGCGAAAACGCGGTATTACAGCGTGCTGTCGGCCTCTGGTCAGGTATAGGGCGTTTTCTTGGTGCCACAAAACTCACTCGAAAGAGTTGCGTCCGATGGGTGGAGCGGGGCACCCGACGAGCACGTAGGCTCGTTTTAGCCAAACATCCGCCCTCGAGAAGCCCAGGAGTGACCATGATTCCCGGTGGTGGCCAGCCCAATATGCAGCAGCTGCTCCAGCAGGCCCAGAAGATGCAGCAGGATCTCGCGGCGGCCCAGGAGGAGCTGGCGCAAACCGAGGTGGAGGGTCAGGCGGGTGGTGGTCTGGTGAAGGCCACCGTGAACGGCTCCGGTGAGCTGCGCGCCCTGGTGATCGACCCGAAGGCGGTGGACCCCGAGGACACCGAGACCCTGGCCGATCTCGTCGTCGCGGCGGTCCAGGCGGCCAACGAGAACGCCACCGCGCTCCAGCAGGAGAAGCTCGGCCCGCTGGCGCAGGGCCTGGGCGGGATGCCCGGCCTGCCGTTCTGAGCGCTGTCGGCCTTTGGTCCCGGTGACCCTCGGGTGACCCGGGCTCCCCGGCACCCCTATGGGTACCCACGCGTACCCACTACGGTACGAGCAGGAATTGAAGGAAAGGCGTTCCGTTGTACGAAGGCGTTGTTCAGGACCTCATCGACGAACTGGGAAGGCTCCCGGGCGTCGGTCCCAAGAGCGCGCAGCGGATCGCCTTCCACGTTCTGCAGGCGGAGCCCACCGATGTGCGGCGCCTCGCCCATGCCCTCCTGGAGGTCAAGGACAAGGTCCGTTTCTGCTCGGTCTGCGGCAACGTCGCCCAGCAGGAGCAGTGCAACATCTGTCGCGACACCCGCCGCGACCTGACGGTCATCTGCGTGGTCGAGGAGCCGAAGGACGTCGTCGCGATCGAGCGGACCCGTGAGTTCCGGGGCCGCTACCACGTGCTCGGCGGCGCGATCAGCCCCATCGAGGGCGTGGGTCCCGACGATCTGCGCATCCGTGAGCTGCTCGCCCGGCTCGCCGACGGCTCCATCACGGAGCTGATCCTGGCGACCGACCCGAACCTTGAGGGCGAGGCCACCGCGACGTACCTGGCGCGGATGATCAAGCCCATGGGGCTCCGCGTCACCCGTCTCGCCAGTGGTCTGCCCGTGGGCGGAGACCTGGAGTACGCGGACGAGGTGACCCTGGGCCGCGCCTTCGAGGGGAGACGGCTTCTCGATGTCTGAGACGGCTTCACGATGTCCGGCGCGGGTACGTTGCAGAAGTTCCAGCCAGCCGCCGTTCGTGCAGGTGCCCACGGGAGGTTCCCTCGATGTCTGACGCCACGCTGAACTCCGTCACGCAGGACCCGGACGACTTCGCCGTCCAGATCGCGGACCAGATCAAGACGTTCATCGTCGCGGTCACCGAGGTGTCCAAGGTCCAGGAACCGGAGGAAGCCGTTCCGGTCCTGCTGCTCCAGGTCTCCCAGCTGCTCCTCGCGGGCGGCCGGCTGGGCGCGTACCAGGACATCCTCCCGGACGAGCGGTACGAGCCGGACCTGGGCGCCGAGCCGGACGCGGACGGCCTGCGGGAGCGGTTCGCCGCCCTGCTGGAGCCGATCGACGTGTACTCCGAGGTCTTCGACCCGTACGAGCCCCGCAAGGCGCCCGTACCGCACCGGATCTCCGACGACCTGGCCGACCTCGTCACCGACCTCGGCCACGGTCTCGCCCACTAC includes the following:
- a CDS encoding YbaB/EbfC family nucleoid-associated protein; this translates as MIPGGGQPNMQQLLQQAQKMQQDLAAAQEELAQTEVEGQAGGGLVKATVNGSGELRALVIDPKAVDPEDTETLADLVVAAVQAANENATALQQEKLGPLAQGLGGMPGLPF
- a CDS encoding DUF5063 domain-containing protein, which encodes MSDATLNSVTQDPDDFAVQIADQIKTFIVAVTEVSKVQEPEEAVPVLLLQVSQLLLAGGRLGAYQDILPDERYEPDLGAEPDADGLRERFAALLEPIDVYSEVFDPYEPRKAPVPHRISDDLADLVTDLGHGLAHYEADRTAEALWWWQFSYFSNWGSTASATLRALQSLIAHIRLNQPLAELDGLDTDQDPGDDDLAEAAGLVMVQEIAGPLGLRPVK
- the recR gene encoding recombination mediator RecR, encoding MYEGVVQDLIDELGRLPGVGPKSAQRIAFHVLQAEPTDVRRLAHALLEVKDKVRFCSVCGNVAQQEQCNICRDTRRDLTVICVVEEPKDVVAIERTREFRGRYHVLGGAISPIEGVGPDDLRIRELLARLADGSITELILATDPNLEGEATATYLARMIKPMGLRVTRLASGLPVGGDLEYADEVTLGRAFEGRRLLDV
- a CDS encoding GntR family transcriptional regulator, whose amino-acid sequence is MSPSGGVTRNTLRRQISGALRDEVLAGRLPSGKEFTVKQIAEQYGVSATPVREALFDLASQGLLVSDEHRGFQVRAFTAGDYRSIVQARAVIVEGVFSGCHPITVRGEAMTSVRRRASEAARAARGGDLDVLIGYDLRFWRELSAFVGNPNISDFLATLRVQGWVFLVHRLRTSAERDRLLWLDHEALAEAVTAGDRAAVLAILRAYYAREQEWAERLLAVESIATDGGR
- a CDS encoding SLATT domain-containing protein, producing MSQPEMPPEGPPRKESAAGSSGDSTGVTHSAQEPGGPAGPGRDLSARPFPLGDWGEPAERLDELYRWVETGALETAAWYLKDRTWKRRGARGLRVGTSVGVVAGATLPLLDLTGALNGSAGYGYFSLLLGAACMACDRYFGLTSGWIRDLATAQAVQRRLQVLQFDWASESVREVLGPTEGTASEAAERCLGVLRRFSEDITELVRSETADWMVEFRAGPAPMGMQSLATGAGIGRGEQSGPPGRFSLPSVTRPNMPRQRPPEPPR
- a CDS encoding aspartate aminotransferase family protein, coding for MTAEALRGNPVPFVDQAAGAAVKAADRAHVFHSWSAQGLLDPLAVAGAEGSYFWDYEGNRYLDFTSGLVFTNIGYQHPVVVAAIQEQAGKLATFAPAFAIEARSEAARLIASHTPGDLDKIFFTNGGAEAVENAVRLARVHTGRTKVLSAYRSYHGSTSTAINLTGDPRRWASDTGSAGVVRFWAPFLYRSPFYATTEAEECARALQHLEDTIAFEGPGTIAAIVLETIPGTAGIMTPPPGYLLGVREICDRFGIVFVLDEVMAGFGRTGEWFAADHYGVVPDLLTFAKGVNSGYVPLGGVAINAEIAATFETRPYPGGLTYSGHPLACAAAVATIRVMEEEKVVESAARLGEKVLGPGLRELATRHPSVGEVRGVGAFWALELVRNGETREPLVPYNATGEAAAPMAAFGAAAKKRGLWPFINMNRTHVVPPCNIGEAEAREGLAVLDEALTVADGYTV
- a CDS encoding PRC-barrel domain-containing protein, whose product is MSENIWGYQPTAGHTAGTDLVGYKVEATDGSIGKVDKHSDEVGSSYLVVDTGIWIFGRHVLLPAGTVRRVDPEEQKVYVDLDKEQIKSAPEFEKDSHLGNPEFFETTGEHYGRHRRI